In the genome of Oncorhynchus clarkii lewisi isolate Uvic-CL-2024 chromosome 22, UVic_Ocla_1.0, whole genome shotgun sequence, one region contains:
- the LOC139380744 gene encoding glutaminase kidney isoform, mitochondrial yields MDMEQRDYDSRTALHVAAAEGHAEVVSFLLEACKVNPVPIDRWDKTPMEDVLHFGHHDMVTILQDYQNKYNPQEAPKKDKETAENNLGGLL; encoded by the exons ATGGACATGGAGCAGAGGGACTATGACTCCAGGACGGCTTTACATGTGGCAGCAGCAGAAG GACATGCAGAGGTGGTGAGCTTCCTCTTGGAGGCGTGCAAAGTGAACCCTGTTCCCATTGATAG GTGGGATAAGACCCCAATGGAAGACGTCTTGCATTTTGGCCATCACGACATGGTCACCATCCTCCAGGACTATCAAAACAAGTACAACCCACAAGAGGCCCCCAAGAAGGACAAGGAGACAGCAGAGAACAACCTGGGCGGCCTGCTGTAG